From one Takifugu rubripes chromosome 14, fTakRub1.2, whole genome shotgun sequence genomic stretch:
- the ehd1a gene encoding EH domain-containing protein 1a, giving the protein MFRKTLKKDPELFQNVSDGLRRLYRTKLFPLEDSYRFHDFHSPALEDADFDNKPMVLLVGQYSTGKTTFIRHLMEQDFPGMRIGPEPTTDSFIAVMHGDQEGVIPGNALVVDPKKPFRKLNAFGNAFLNRFMCAQMPNPVLESISIIDTPGILSGEKQRISRGYDFAAVLEWFAERVDRIILLFDAHKLDISDEFSEVIRALKNHEDKMRVVLNKADQISTQQLMRVYGALMWSLGKIINTPEVVRVYIGSFWAQPLLVPDNRKLFEAEEQDLFLDIQSLPRNAALRKLNDLIKRARLAKVQAYIISSLKKEMPSVFGKDSKKKELIANLGEIYIKIEKEHGISPGDFPNLAKMQELLNGQDFTKFSSLKPKLLEAVEDMLANDIARLMALVRQEESAMPTQSVRGGAFDGTMSGPFGHGYGEGASEGIDELEWVVGRDKPTYDEIFYTLSPINGKVSGAAAKKEMVKSKLPNTVLGKIWKLADVDKDGLLDDEEFALANHLIKIKLEGHELPADLPGHLVPPSKRGTIAGDE; this is encoded by the exons ATGTTTAGGAAAACCTTGAAGAAAGACCCGGAGCTCTTTCAGAACGTCTCGGATGGGCTGCGGCGCCTCTATCGGACCAAACTCTTTCCGTTAGAGGACTCGTATCGATTCCATGATTTCCACTCCCCTGCGCTCGAAGATGCCGACTTCGACAACAAGCCCATGGTTCTCCTGGTGGGTCAGTACTCCACCGGGAAGACCACGTTCATTCGGCACCTCATGGAGCAGGACTTCCCTGGGATGCGGATTGGCCCCGAGCCGACCACGGACTCTTTTATCGCGGTGATGCACGGGGACCAGGAAGGAGTGATTCCGGGCAATGCCCTGGTTGTCGACCCGAAGAAGCCCTTCCGCAAACTCAACGCATTCGGAAACGCATTTCTCAACAG GTTCATGTGTGCCCAGATGCCAAATCCGGTCCTGGAGAGCATCAGCATCATCGACACTCCTGGAATCCTGTcgggagagaaacagaggatAAGCAGAG GTTATGATTTTGCTGCCGTGCTGGAGTGGTTCGCTGAGCGCGTGGACCGCATCATCCTCCTGTTCGACGCCCACAAGCTGGACATCTCCGACGAATTCTCCGAGGTGATCCGAGCTCTGAAGAACCACGAGGACAAGATGCGCGTGGTGCTGAACAAAGCCGACCAGATCAGCACGCAGCAGCTGATGAGGGTCTACGGCGCACTGATGTGGTCTTTGGGAAAAATCATCAACACGCCTGAG GTGGTGCGCGTGTACATCGGGTCATTCTGGGCCCAGCCTCTGTTGGTACCAGACAACCGGAAGTTGTTTGAGGCCGAAGAGCAGGACCTGTTTTTGGACATCCAGTCACTGCCACGCAACGCTGCGCTACGCAAACTAAATGACCTCATCAAACGCGCTCGCCTTGCTAAG GTGCAGGCATACATTATCAGCTCCTTGAAAAAGGAAATGCCGAGTGTTTTTGGAAAGGATTCCAAGAAGAAGGAGCTAATAGCCAACCTGGGAGAAATCTATATAAAGATTGAGAAGGAGCATGGGATCTCACCTGGAGACTTCCCCAACCTTGCCAAGATGCAG gagctgctgaatgGCCAGGATTTCACCAAGTTCTCATCACTGAAGCCCAAACTGTTGGAGGCAGTGGAGGACATGCTGGCCAACGACATCGCCCGCCTCATGGCCTTGGTGCGTCAGGAAGAGTCCGCCATGCCCACTCAGTCAGTACGCGGCGGAGCCTTTGATGGAACCATGAGCGGTCCCTTTGGTCACGGATATGGAGAGGGCGCCAGCGAAGGCATCGACGAACTGGAGTGGGTGGTGGGTCGAGACAAGCCTACTTACGACGAGATCTTCTACACCCTCTCTCCCATCAATGGCAAGGTGTCCGGGGCGGCGGCTAAGAAGGAGATGGTAAAATCCAAGCTGCCCAACACGGTCCTGGGAAAGATCTGGAAGCTCGCAGACGTAGATAAAGACGGCCTCCTCGATGACGAGGAGTTCGCCCTGGCCAATCACCTGATTAAGATCAAGCTGGAAGGCCACGAGCTGCCGGCCGACCTGCCGGGTCACCTGGTGCCACCATCCAAACGTGGAACAATCGCGGGAGATGAGTAG
- the map1lc3cl gene encoding microtubule-associated proteins 1A/1B light chain 3C has translation MAPFEKSMEVMPFKQRKCLETRKDEVCTIRSKFPNKLPVIVERYFREKTLPLLNKTKFLVPFELTLGQFLCLLRNKIDLDSSKTLFLLVAERSMSCMSSSMGDIYSHHRDADGFLYITYASQEMFGAPGRGCRAVPA, from the exons ATGGCTCCTTTTGAAAAATCCATGGAGGTGATGCCCTTCAAACAGAGGAAATGCCTCG AAACAAGAAAAGATGAAGTGTGCACCATTCGCTCTAAATTCCCCAACAAATTGCCT GTAATTGTTGAACGTTACTTCCGTGAAAAGACCCTCCCCCTGCTGAACAAGACAAAGTTCCTGGTTCCCTTTGAGCTCACCCTGGGTCAGttcctgtgtctgctcag GAACAAGATTGATTTGGACTCCTCCAAGACTCTCTTCCTCCTGGTAGCAGAGAGGAGCATGTCTTGCATGTCCTCCAGCATGGGAGACATTTATTCCCACCACAGAGACGCAGACGGCTTTCTCTACATCACCTACGCCTCGCAGGAGATGTTTGGGGCGCCTGGTCGGGGCTGCCGAGCCGTGCCTGCGTAA
- the LOC101062333 gene encoding pre-mRNA-processing factor 39 isoform X2, whose translation MAAEGCEEMSGNGELEDSSAMEMSEVAEAPLTGTEEMSEKNGTATEVPEAPVCAEPDSVSTHLAAEDVDKGLPADFERLWTAANDNPQDFTSWTDLLQYCEQEGNITASRRALESFLVRYPLCYGYWKKFADIERRAGYNDRAEQVCVQGLQVIPLSVDLWIHYINLLLGTLDMNLPESPPRIRSVFEDAVRAAGLDFHSDRLWDLYVEWEKEQGNMRNATAVLDRVLKVPTQLYNTHYDKFKEHLNNNEPKEILSPEEYEELRASCRQSQKADCAEQTQEEKQETPPGEEKPTTPEGLDTEELKQKIREKVSLQREKVYQENEDEVRKRWHYEDAIKRPYFHVKPLDHLQLQAWHSYLDWEIAELNKDTNQSSQEAQQSSTEESEPTAQPQEPLEEVTGHRDDHRIRVLFERCLIACALYEEFWTRYTRYLESHNVEEARAVFKRACEIHLTRRPNICMQWATFEERHGNLSEARRVLETIEETVPGLAVVRLRRVALERRAGQLERSEALLQEAVAGSKEKPTLHAFYSIKLARLLLKLGRNPSKARTVLQEALEISPNNDKLHINLLEVEVSGDTWASDEVVQECVTRALAAPLTPQTKILLSQRGLQFAEDYSNSIQSVLSLYEGHQKLLQDLGGTKRGAENGEEDAEKLGKGDEDAAVAVSAEASQTMPQVPITTPPPPVTDMSGQAAYGGYSSWYQPQYGNYGYHNTWNYNQGYYPTS comes from the exons ATGGCAGCAGAAGGTTGTGAGGAGATGAGCGGCAATGGAGAGCTTGAAGACTCTTCGG CCATGGAGATGTCTGAAGTTGCTGAAGCCCCTCTTACTGGAACGGAAGAAATGTCAGAGAAAAATGGAACTGCCACGGAGGTTCCTGAGGCCCCTGTCTGTGCGGAGCCTGATTCTGTCTCCACACACCTAGCTGCAGAGGACGTGGACAAAGGACTACCTGCTGACTTTGAACGTTTGTGGACGGCTGCCAATGACAATCCTCAAGACTTCACAAgctggactgacctgctgcaaTACTGTGAGCAAGAG GGGAACATCACTGCATCACGCAGAGCACTAGAGAGCTTCCTGGTGCGCTACCCACTTTGCTACGGCTACTGGAAGAAATTTGCTGATATTGAGCGCCGAGCTGGGTACAACGATAGAGCAGAGCAG gtgtgtgttcagggtctgCAGGTAATCCCGCTCAGTGTCGATCTGTGGATCCACTATATCAATCTGCTGCTGGGAACACTCGATATGAACCTGCCTGAGTCGCCCCCACGGATTCGCAG TGTGTTTGAGGATGCAGTCCGGGCAGCAGGTCTGGACTTCCACTCAGACCGGCTTTGGGATCTTTATGTTGAGTGGGAAAAAGAGCAGGGAAACATGAGGAATGCCACTGCTGTCCTGGACAGGGTCCTCAAAGTTCCCACTCAGCTCTACAACACTCACTATGACAA gtTTAAAGAACACCTGAACAACAATGAGCCTAAAGAGATCCTTTCTCCAGAGGAGTATGAGGAGCTGAGGGCATCATGCCGGCAAAGCCAGAAGGCCGACTGTGCTGAACAAACACAGGAGGAGAAGCAAGAGACGCCACCCGGGGAGGAAAAGCCCACCACCCCTGAGGGCCTGGACACG GAGGAATTGAAGCAGAAGATCAGGGAAAAAGTGTCGCTTCAGAGGGAAAAGGTGTACCAAGAAAATGAGGACGAGGTCCGCAAGAGATGGCACTATGAAGATGCT ATCAAACGTCCATACTTCCATGTTAAGCCACTGGACCACCTCCAGCTGCAGGCCTGGCACTCCTATCTGGACTGGGAGATTGCCGAGCTGAACAAAGACACTAATCAGTCCAGTCAAG AGGCACAACAGTCATCCACAGAGGAGTCGGAGCCTACAGCCCAGCCTCAGGAGCCATTAGAGGAGGTCACCGGTCACCGTGACGACCACAGGATCCGCGTACTTTTTGAGCGCTGCCTGATTGCCTGTGCCCTGTATGAGGAGTTCTGGACCAGG TACACTCGGTACCTGGAGTCACACAATGTCGAGGAGGCGCGAGCGGTCTTTAAACGAGCCTGTGAGATCCACCTGACGCGCAGACCCAACATCTGCATGCAGTGGGCCACCTTCGAGGAGAGGCACG GTAACTTGAGCGAGGCTCGACGGGTGTTGGAGACAATAGAGGAAACCGTGCCGGGGTTGGCTGTAGTCCGTCTGCGCAGGGTGGCTTTGGAGAGAAGAGCCGGCCAGCTGGAGCGATCGGAGGCTTTGCTGCAGGAGGCTGTGGCTGGATCCAAAGAGAAGCCCACCTTACACGCCTTTTACTCTATAAAGCTGGCTCGTTTGCTGCTGAAACTGGGCAGGAACCCCAGCAAAGCCCGCACGGTCCTACAGGAGGCTTTAGAGATCAGTCCG aATAATGATAAACTCCATATTAACTTGTTGGAGGTAGAAGTGTCAGGAGACACCTGGGCCTCAGATGAGGTGGTGCAGGAGTGTGTTACGCGAGCTCTGGCTGCTCCCCTCACCCCACAAACTAAGATCCTTCTGTCACAGAGAGGCCTCCAATTTGCTGAAGATTACAGCAACTCAATCCAGAG TGTTCTCTCTTTGTATGAAGGCCACCAGAAACTGCTGCAGGATCTGGGTGGAacaaaaagaggagcagagaacgG GGAGGAAGACGCAGAGAAACTCGGGAAAGGTGACGAAGATGCGGCTGTTGCTGTGTCTGCAGAAGCCTCGCAGACCATGCCTCAGGTCCCCATCACAACACCCCCTCCCCCGGTGACTGACATGAGCGGACAGGCTGCGTACGGGGGATACAGCAGCTGGTACCAG CCCCAGTATGGCAACTATGGCTACCATAACACCTGGAACTACAACCAGGGTTATTATCCTACCAGCTAG
- the LOC101062333 gene encoding pre-mRNA-processing factor 39 isoform X1 produces the protein MAAEGCEEMSGNGELEDSSAMEMSEVAEAPLTGTEEMSEKNGTATEVPEAPVCAEPDSVSTHLAAEDVDKGLPADFERLWTAANDNPQDFTSWTDLLQYCEQEGNITASRRALESFLVRYPLCYGYWKKFADIERRAGYNDRAEQVCVQGLQVIPLSVDLWIHYINLLLGTLDMNLPESPPRIRSVFEDAVRAAGLDFHSDRLWDLYVEWEKEQGNMRNATAVLDRVLKVPTQLYNTHYDKFKEHLNNNEPKEILSPEEYEELRASCRQSQKADCAEQTQEEKQETPPGEEKPTTPEGLDTEELKQKIREKVSLQREKVYQENEDEVRKRWHYEDAIKRPYFHVKPLDHLQLQAWHSYLDWEIAELNKDTNQSSQEAQQSSTEESEPTAQPQEPLEEVTGHRDDHRIRVLFERCLIACALYEEFWTRYTRYLESHNVEEARAVFKRACEIHLTRRPNICMQWATFEERHGNLSEARRVLETIEETVPGLAVVRLRRVALERRAGQLERSEALLQEAVAGSKEKPTLHAFYSIKLARLLLKLGRNPSKARTVLQEALEISPNNDKLHINLLEVEVSGDTWASDEVVQECVTRALAAPLTPQTKILLSQRGLQFAEDYSNSIQSVLSLYEGHQKLLQDLGGTKRGAENGEEDAEKLGKGDEDAAVAVSAEASQTMPQVPITTPPPPVTDMSGQAAYGGYSSWYQQPQYGNYGYHNTWNYNQGYYPTS, from the exons ATGGCAGCAGAAGGTTGTGAGGAGATGAGCGGCAATGGAGAGCTTGAAGACTCTTCGG CCATGGAGATGTCTGAAGTTGCTGAAGCCCCTCTTACTGGAACGGAAGAAATGTCAGAGAAAAATGGAACTGCCACGGAGGTTCCTGAGGCCCCTGTCTGTGCGGAGCCTGATTCTGTCTCCACACACCTAGCTGCAGAGGACGTGGACAAAGGACTACCTGCTGACTTTGAACGTTTGTGGACGGCTGCCAATGACAATCCTCAAGACTTCACAAgctggactgacctgctgcaaTACTGTGAGCAAGAG GGGAACATCACTGCATCACGCAGAGCACTAGAGAGCTTCCTGGTGCGCTACCCACTTTGCTACGGCTACTGGAAGAAATTTGCTGATATTGAGCGCCGAGCTGGGTACAACGATAGAGCAGAGCAG gtgtgtgttcagggtctgCAGGTAATCCCGCTCAGTGTCGATCTGTGGATCCACTATATCAATCTGCTGCTGGGAACACTCGATATGAACCTGCCTGAGTCGCCCCCACGGATTCGCAG TGTGTTTGAGGATGCAGTCCGGGCAGCAGGTCTGGACTTCCACTCAGACCGGCTTTGGGATCTTTATGTTGAGTGGGAAAAAGAGCAGGGAAACATGAGGAATGCCACTGCTGTCCTGGACAGGGTCCTCAAAGTTCCCACTCAGCTCTACAACACTCACTATGACAA gtTTAAAGAACACCTGAACAACAATGAGCCTAAAGAGATCCTTTCTCCAGAGGAGTATGAGGAGCTGAGGGCATCATGCCGGCAAAGCCAGAAGGCCGACTGTGCTGAACAAACACAGGAGGAGAAGCAAGAGACGCCACCCGGGGAGGAAAAGCCCACCACCCCTGAGGGCCTGGACACG GAGGAATTGAAGCAGAAGATCAGGGAAAAAGTGTCGCTTCAGAGGGAAAAGGTGTACCAAGAAAATGAGGACGAGGTCCGCAAGAGATGGCACTATGAAGATGCT ATCAAACGTCCATACTTCCATGTTAAGCCACTGGACCACCTCCAGCTGCAGGCCTGGCACTCCTATCTGGACTGGGAGATTGCCGAGCTGAACAAAGACACTAATCAGTCCAGTCAAG AGGCACAACAGTCATCCACAGAGGAGTCGGAGCCTACAGCCCAGCCTCAGGAGCCATTAGAGGAGGTCACCGGTCACCGTGACGACCACAGGATCCGCGTACTTTTTGAGCGCTGCCTGATTGCCTGTGCCCTGTATGAGGAGTTCTGGACCAGG TACACTCGGTACCTGGAGTCACACAATGTCGAGGAGGCGCGAGCGGTCTTTAAACGAGCCTGTGAGATCCACCTGACGCGCAGACCCAACATCTGCATGCAGTGGGCCACCTTCGAGGAGAGGCACG GTAACTTGAGCGAGGCTCGACGGGTGTTGGAGACAATAGAGGAAACCGTGCCGGGGTTGGCTGTAGTCCGTCTGCGCAGGGTGGCTTTGGAGAGAAGAGCCGGCCAGCTGGAGCGATCGGAGGCTTTGCTGCAGGAGGCTGTGGCTGGATCCAAAGAGAAGCCCACCTTACACGCCTTTTACTCTATAAAGCTGGCTCGTTTGCTGCTGAAACTGGGCAGGAACCCCAGCAAAGCCCGCACGGTCCTACAGGAGGCTTTAGAGATCAGTCCG aATAATGATAAACTCCATATTAACTTGTTGGAGGTAGAAGTGTCAGGAGACACCTGGGCCTCAGATGAGGTGGTGCAGGAGTGTGTTACGCGAGCTCTGGCTGCTCCCCTCACCCCACAAACTAAGATCCTTCTGTCACAGAGAGGCCTCCAATTTGCTGAAGATTACAGCAACTCAATCCAGAG TGTTCTCTCTTTGTATGAAGGCCACCAGAAACTGCTGCAGGATCTGGGTGGAacaaaaagaggagcagagaacgG GGAGGAAGACGCAGAGAAACTCGGGAAAGGTGACGAAGATGCGGCTGTTGCTGTGTCTGCAGAAGCCTCGCAGACCATGCCTCAGGTCCCCATCACAACACCCCCTCCCCCGGTGACTGACATGAGCGGACAGGCTGCGTACGGGGGATACAGCAGCTGGTACCAG CAGCCCCAGTATGGCAACTATGGCTACCATAACACCTGGAACTACAACCAGGGTTATTATCCTACCAGCTAG
- the ubxn1 gene encoding UBX domain-containing protein 1 produces MSEQTTLESLLEMGFDRNRAEKAVAYTGNQGIEQAMDWLMEHEEDPGIDEPYVPPAENVLGGEDETKPAPEEPSLADTAEGEGSGNDGEESARTPLTEEEKLEQVKRLEDLMRVKQAERREREQKELLEREIQRRKQGQELQKVRQKLQDDEMKKLAELRRKEKMEEKLARQRVKDKIARDREERAQKFGGGGQPSAAATTCPQPGQPSPSSPTSHGPPPSKKEYDESRIQVRLLDGSTITTVFKALEPLAAVRVYVQMNSNVPEGQDFTLLSPYPRHVYTEQDMEKPLKELGLVPSAVLVVAKK; encoded by the exons ATGTCTGAACAAACAACTCTGGAGAGCCTGTTGGAGATGGGCTTTGACAGAAACAGAGC aGAAAAGGCCGTTGCATATACTGGAAACCAGGGAATTGAACAGGCCATGGACTG GTTAATGGAACATGAGGAGGACCCAGGCATTGATGAACCCTATGTGCCACCTGCAGAAAATGTCctgggaggagaagatgaaaccAAACCCGCTCCTGAAGAGCCCTCGCTGGCCGACACTGCTGAAG GTGAAGGCAGCGGTAACGATGGTGAGGAAAGTGCAAGGACACCTTTaactgaggaggagaaactTGAGCAGGTTAAAAG GCTGGAGGATCTGATGCGAGTGAAgcaggcagagagaagagagcgAGAGCAGAAGGAGTTGTTGGAGAGGGAAATACAGAGGAGAAAGCAGggccaggagctgcagaaggttcgccaaaagctgcaggatgatgaaatgaaaaaacTGGCAGAGCTGCgcaggaaggagaagatggaggaaaaattAGCAAG GCAAAGGGTTAAAGACAAGATAGCacgagacagagaggagagagcacaAAAG TTTGGAGGCGGCGGGCAACCGAGCGCGGCAGCAACAACATGTCCTCAACCTGGCCAGCCCAGCCCCTCATCTCCCACAAGTCACGGTCCTCCACCCTCTAAGAAAGAGTACGACGAATCCAGGATACAG gTTCGTCTGCTGGATGGTTCCACCATCACTACGGTCTTTAAAGCTCTTGAACCTTTAGCGGCGGTGCGCGTTTACGTGCAGATGAACAGCAACGTGCCAGAGGGCCAGGACTTCACGCTGCTCTCACCTTACCCCCGTCATGTATACACTGAGCAGGACATGGAGAAGCCTCTGAAAGAACTGG GTTTGGTGCCTTCTGCTGTTCTGGTTGTTGCTAAAAAGTGA